In the Cytophagia bacterium CHB2 genome, CGGCTTCGCGGCGGAAGCAGGGCGTGGATGCCGTATAATTGATCGGCAACGCTTCGCCTTGCAGCATTTCACCGGGCAGCAGATTCGTGGCCGGCACTTCTGCGGTGGGGATTAAAAACAAATCATCCGCCTCGACGCGATACATGTCATCTTCCATTTTGGGGAGCTGCCCGGTGCCGAACATGGCTTGCCGGCCGACGACAAAAGGCGGAGAGACTTCGGTGTAGCCGTGCTTTTCGACATGCAGGTCGAGCATGAAGTTGATCAGGCTGCGTGCAAGTTTTGCGCCTCTGCCATGAAAATTGACGAAGAACGATCCCGAGACTTTCGCGCCGCCCTCGAAATCGATGAGGCGCAAGGATTCATTCAATTCCCAATGCGGTTTAGCCTGGAATTCGAATGTCGGCAGTTCACCCCATTGCCGCACCACGACATTGTCAGCCGCGCTTTTGCCGGCCGGCACACTTTCATGCGGCAGGTTCGGAATGCGAATTTGTAATTGATACAGCGCCTCTTCGACCTGCTTGAGATCGTTATCCAGCGTTTTGATTTGATCGGAGACTTGTTTCATTTCGGCCATTTGGCTGGAAGCATCCTGGCCTTGTTTCTTGCTCTTTCCGATTTCTTCGGAGACGCGGTTGCGCAGCGCTTTCAATTCCTCGGCTTTCAGCAAAATTTGCCGGCGCTTTTCATCAAGCTTGGGAAATTCGGACAGATCGATTGCAGCATTTTTCTTTCGAACGCCTGCTTCCACCTGCGCGAAATTATCGCGAATAAATTTGAGATCGAGCATATTGCTCCTGCGGGTTGTTTTGAGGTTGCCGCATCTCTACTGAAGACGCCTGGCAAACCATATTAAAATTCAAAGGCCAAAAATATTGAAGCAACGCCTCAAAAGCAAGCTGTTCGTGTAGGCTGCGACGGGCCAGGGTTGAACGGCAACAAAATTGAGAAGTCGTAATTTCGTTTGCATCAATGTAATGTTGTGATGTATCTTGCCAGCAATCATTGCGGGTGCAAGTGAGGCATAGTTTTGGCGTCTTGAACGTTGATCCTCAGGAGAGTTATGTGAGTGTGCTGCAAGATCGAGTTGCCTTCGTAACCGGCGCAAGCAGCGGCATCGGCGAAGCCACGGCTTTTGCGCTTGCCCGCGCGGGCGCCAAGGTCGCTTTGGCGGCCCGCCGCAAAGATCGCCTCGGAAACCTTAAAAAGCGTATTGCCGATCTTGGCGGCGAAGCCATCATTCTTCAAACCGATGTCACCGATCATGCGGCCGTGCAAGCGGCCGTGAAGCAGACGATTAAAAAATGGGGCAGCCTCGACATTCTCGTCAATAATGCCGGCGTTATGCTGCTCTCGTTTATGGACAAATTGAAGCTGGAAGAATGGTCGCACATGATCGACGTGAACGTGAAAGGCGTGCTGCACGGCATTGCGGCGGCGCTGCCGGTGATGTGTGAACAACGCCGCGGCCACATCATCAATATTTCTTCGGATGCCGCCATTAAAGTCTTTCCCGGTTCCGCGGTGTACAGCGGTAGCAAGGCCGCGGTGAACTGGATTTCCGAAGGGCTGCGCTTCGAACTGGCGCGCGAGAAAATGCCGGTGCGCGTGACGACCATCATGCCCGGCAGCGTCAGCACCGCGCTGGCTTCCCACGTGACCGACCCTGATGTCTTCGCAGCTTTCAAAATGTTCGCGAAATTCCAATTTATGCAGCCGGAGGATGTGGCGGAGGCCGTGCTTTATGCGCTGACCCAGCCGGCGCACGTGGATATCAATCAGATTCTTGTGCGACCCACGGAACAAGCGACCTGAAATAAAAAACCCCGGCTGGTAACCAGCCGGGGTCGATTTTGTCAAGTCGAGAACAATTACTTGCCGACGCGTGTCACGTTCGAAGCAAGCAAGCCTTTGGGGCCACGCTCAACATCAAACTGCACTTTTTCGCCTTCGGACAAGGTTTTAAAGCCGTCGCCCTGGATGGCTTTAAAGTGTACAAAAACATCTTCACCGCTTTCGCGCTGGATGAAACCGTAACCCTTGGCCTCATTGAACCACTTGACTGTTCCCGTTTCCATACTCTGGACGGTCCTTTCAAAAGATTAAAGCATGCCCTCGCGCCTCTTTAACAGTGCACGAG is a window encoding:
- a CDS encoding SDR family oxidoreductase, producing MSVLQDRVAFVTGASSGIGEATAFALARAGAKVALAARRKDRLGNLKKRIADLGGEAIILQTDVTDHAAVQAAVKQTIKKWGSLDILVNNAGVMLLSFMDKLKLEEWSHMIDVNVKGVLHGIAAALPVMCEQRRGHIINISSDAAIKVFPGSAVYSGSKAAVNWISEGLRFELAREKMPVRVTTIMPGSVSTALASHVTDPDVFAAFKMFAKFQFMQPEDVAEAVLYALTQPAHVDINQILVRPTEQAT
- a CDS encoding cold-shock protein, with translation METGTVKWFNEAKGYGFIQRESGEDVFVHFKAIQGDGFKTLSEGEKVQFDVERGPKGLLASNVTRVGK
- the serS gene encoding serine--tRNA ligase, whose translation is MLDLKFIRDNFAQVEAGVRKKNAAIDLSEFPKLDEKRRQILLKAEELKALRNRVSEEIGKSKKQGQDASSQMAEMKQVSDQIKTLDNDLKQVEEALYQLQIRIPNLPHESVPAGKSAADNVVVRQWGELPTFEFQAKPHWELNESLRLIDFEGGAKVSGSFFVNFHGRGAKLARSLINFMLDLHVEKHGYTEVSPPFVVGRQAMFGTGQLPKMEDDMYRVEADDLFLIPTAEVPATNLLPGEMLQGEALPINYTASTPCFRREA